The following are encoded together in the Desulforegula conservatrix Mb1Pa genome:
- a CDS encoding class II glutamine amidotransferase domain-containing protein, producing MCRLFAVTSKTPLSPMLALEALDVMREGHDGSGVGLFLKDLGGPFEDFKGAPIMSGIFSEGGLKKLDALMMDKGFMTKHKVTFKLDKNPPEGTPKRDIYLIRAYEYPESWDGLSDEERGKRLRDIRLEIRKMGEEKGDMIVFSFWPDVAMIKEIGDPLTVGRYLKLAREELSARIIMAQGRQNTNYAINLYACHPFFLEGFATMTNGENTAFVPIMEYLKTRGNPGYMGFQSDSEVFVQILHYMYKKLGLGIEAYKHIITPLEGDVLENHPDKTLLKNLKQTCRRLIIDGPNCVIGCLPNNSMFMVQDRKKLRPGVVGGKPGIYAFSSEICGLDAVVPDRDKTKDFQPMHLDTVIIDPDRQEVKVWRQTEKLPLQP from the coding sequence ATGTGTCGATTGTTTGCTGTAACCAGTAAAACCCCTCTTTCTCCAATGCTGGCGCTCGAGGCCCTGGATGTCATGCGTGAAGGACACGATGGCTCCGGCGTTGGTCTTTTTCTGAAAGACCTGGGCGGCCCTTTCGAGGATTTCAAGGGCGCGCCGATCATGTCCGGCATATTCAGCGAAGGCGGTCTTAAAAAGCTGGATGCCCTCATGATGGACAAAGGCTTCATGACCAAGCACAAAGTAACCTTCAAGCTGGATAAAAATCCGCCGGAAGGAACGCCGAAGAGGGACATATACCTGATAAGGGCTTATGAATATCCTGAGTCATGGGACGGCCTGAGCGATGAAGAGCGCGGAAAGCGCCTGAGGGATATAAGACTTGAAATAAGAAAAATGGGCGAGGAAAAGGGCGACATGATCGTCTTTTCTTTCTGGCCAGATGTTGCAATGATCAAGGAAATCGGTGATCCTCTAACAGTCGGCAGATACCTCAAGCTCGCAAGAGAGGAACTGAGCGCAAGAATAATCATGGCGCAGGGAAGGCAGAACACCAACTATGCCATCAATCTGTATGCATGCCATCCGTTCTTCCTTGAAGGCTTTGCCACCATGACAAACGGAGAGAACACGGCTTTTGTTCCGATAATGGAATACTTAAAGACCAGAGGCAATCCTGGCTATATGGGATTTCAGTCCGACTCCGAAGTCTTTGTGCAGATCCTTCATTATATGTACAAGAAATTAGGTCTTGGCATCGAGGCATACAAACACATAATCACTCCATTAGAGGGTGATGTGCTTGAAAATCATCCCGACAAGACGCTGCTCAAAAATCTTAAGCAGACCTGCCGCAGACTGATAATAGACGGCCCCAACTGTGTCATAGGCTGTCTGCCCAACAATTCGATGTTCATGGTCCAGGACAGAAAAAAACTGAGACCGGGAGTCGTGGGCGGAAAGCCCGGAATTTACGCTTTCTCATCGGAAATATGCGGATTGGACGCAGTTGTTCCTGACAGAGACAAAACCAAGGATTTTCAGCCAATGCATCTGGATACAGTAATTATTGATCCGGATCGCCAGGAGGTCAAAGTATGGCGGCAAACAGAGAAATTACCCCTTCAACCCTAA